The sequence AAAAGATCACTATGATACCTGCATCAGAAAAAGATACACTTTATGAGGCATTGGCAGAAGCCTTTGAAGCCTTTATCTCAATGATTTCTCAATTTGATGAATCGGTTGTAAATACTGCTCCCTTTACTGGAAGCTGGACTCCAGCTCAGGTGGTTACACATATTTTGCTGGCTACAGATGGTCTTCCAGATAGCAAGATAACTCCGACAAATCGTGTGTATGATTCCTGTCTTCCTCAGATTCGTCCCTGGTGGGAGGACTGGAACCAAAAGTTTCAGTCACCTGAAAGCCTGGAACCAGACAGTCTCCCTCATGAAAAAAGTGAACTTATCACTGAACTAAAACGTGTGAAGGATAAAGACCTGGCTATTGTCAGAGAAAAAGATCTGACTATTATCTGTCAGGATTTTGAGCTGCCCGGCGTTGGGTATCTTACCCGGTATGAATGGCTCTGGTTTATCCAGATGCATTTGAAACGTCACAAATCTCAGTTGGAAAATATGGTAAACAGAAGTCTGGAGGCAGGAAGATAAGGTACAACAGTCCATAGCATCTCTTTTATTTAACGGCTATCCTCTTACAAATACTAAGGTCCTGAAGACCTGTCAATAATTGCCATATATACAAACAATCATTTCCTGGCCTTCAGGACCTTAGTATTTTAATTATTTCAATGGTATTATTTTAACTCTTCTATTGAAGCACCAAAGTTAATGTGCAACACATTTCCATTGGGTGTTACCAAGGCAGGAACAGATTTTACACCTGCTTTTTCGGCCTCTGTAACTTTTGATTTGTCTGTTCCTAGATGGACTACCTCAACTTGTTCAGAAGGAATAAGGGTTAAAATATCCTGTTCTGCACTTACACAAACAGGACAACCTGCATGATAAAAAACTGATTTTGGCATTTTGTTTACTTGTTAATTTGTGAAAGAATAGTTTTTAATTCTGCTGATTCAATATTTGTCAAGGGCTTTAACGGACTTCTCAGCTGTCCTCCGTCTTCTCCCAGGATGTTTAAGCCAGCCTGGATAGCTCTTGGCAATCCTTTGGATACGATAAATTTCAATAGGTCTAGTTGTTGATAGAAAACACGTTGTGCTTCAGCCAGGTCATTATTTTGAATAGTATTGTACAACTGCGTCGTTAATTCCGGTATCAGATTAGGAGCTGCGGTACACCAGCCGTTAGCACCTGCTGCAAAAGCAGCTAGGGCCAGCGGATTAGAGCCATTGTAAAAGGCAACATCTTCACCTAATTCCTTTCGTAAATAGTGCATTCGCTGTATATCACCTGTACTTTCCTTAATCATTGTCACATTGGGAATTTTCAGCAAACGTTTCAGCAATGCTGGTGACATATCTACCCCGCCGGTTGCCGGGTTGTTATATACCATGATAGGAATGGATAGTTTGGAAGCAACTGCATCATAATGTTGTACAATCTCATCATCAGTAAGTTTCCAGTAACTCATCGGGATAATCATTACTGCTGTGGCTCCTGCTTTTTCTGCAAACCGGGCATGATAAATGGTTTTATCTGTTGTAAGATTAGATACACCTACCAGAGTAGGTACTCGGTTTGCCACTTGTTGCATAGTAGCTTCTGTGACAGCCTCCTTTTCTTCGTCTGTCAGATAGGGTAATACACCTGTACTTCCCAAAGGAGCAATACCATGTGCTCCTGAAACAATTAACCGATCTACCTGTTTTTTGAACAAAGGAATATCAACTTTTTCCTGATTGTCAAAGGGAGTGATTGGGTAGGCTATTATGCCTTTGAATGAAATGGACTTCATTTGAAACGTTGTGGGTAAGGATAATAATTCTTGAAAAAGAAAGGTTTGTTCTTTGGTTACAGATCTCTTCCTTCTTCTTCACGAAGGGCAACACCCAGGTTTTGTAGTTGTGGAGCATTCTCACAGGCAATATATTTTGCAGGTTCTGTATCGCTCAGATTCTGGTGTCTGTGCCAGGCCCAGGATGGAATATAAACGGCATCACCTGTCTGCCATTCAATGCGTTCGTCTTCGATTTCGGTCCACCCTTTGCCTTCAAGCACATATAAGACTGTTTCGTAGGTATGGCGATGGCGGTTGGTTACTTGTCCAGGTAAGAGTCCGCCAATGGTCAGACTTACATTCTTACTGGGTAAATCTACAAAGTAAACAGGGTGTTTTCGTTCGGTTGAGAATTGATTATGCTCACCTGCATTCACTATATTCCTGTGAATAAGATGGGATGGCTTTACATATACTGGTCGTGCATAAGTTTTATGAAAATCCTTGGAGCTAAATTGTTTTTGTTCTTCCTGAATTTCCATTGCTGCTGAAGTTGTTTCTGGTTTAGTCATAGCAGAGTTTATTTTATGTTTTTTGCCTTATTGCCTTACAAAAATAGAGTACCTTTGGACTACTATACTGATACAGTTTTACTAAAAATAGATAGTCCAGATGCTTCGACCATGGAAATTAGAAATCCAGTTAGATTATACTGCTGAGAAGGCTATTTACCTCCAAATAGCTGATGCCATTATTGCAGATATACAATCAGGAAGAGTAAAAGGGGGGACGGCCTTGCCGGGGAGCAGGGCACTGGCACAGGAGTTGAAGGTAAACCGAAATACAATAGTGGAAGCGTTGAATGTACTGCTGACAGAGGAATGGCTGGTTTCTAAAGAACGAAAAGGGACTTTTGTGGCAGATACATTGCCTTCCCTTGTCAAAGATCCAGCTAGCAATTTCTCTGTTACTACCAAGGATAAAACACTGAATGTGTTTCGTATTAATTTTGATGATGGGCATCCGGATAGTAAGATTGCACCTGTGGCAGAACTAGCCAGAGCATACCGACAGATTTTTAACCGAAAAGCCCGGTGGCAGATGATGGGATATAGTAGCGAACTGGGGGATATAGAGTTTAGAAAATCAGTAGTCCAAATGCTTAATCACCAACGGGGAATGCAGGTAGATGAACATTCCATCTGTATAACCAGAGGTAGCCAGATGGCAATGTATTTAACAGCTCACTGTCTGCAGGAGAAGAACAAATACATTTTAGTAGAAAATCCCGGATACAAGCCTGCCTGGAAAGCATTTGAACAAACTGGTGCCAGGCTATTGCCTGTTCGGGTAGATCAGGACGGATTGGTTATTGAAGATGTAGTAGCGCACTTAAAATCAGGTAAAAAGATAAATGCTATCTATACCACACCACACCGGCAATATCCAACGACAGTAACACTAAGTCTTCAGCGAAGACTTGAGCTTATTCGGTTGTCTAATGTGTATGGATTTACGATTATTGAAGACGACTACGATAACGAATTTCATTTTGGATATCGACCTGTATTTCCATTATCAAGTTTTACAGAGCTAAAACACTATGTATATATTGGCACAATGAGCAAAGTAGTGGCTCCCGCACTGAGAATCGGATATCTGGTAAGTAACGACACTACTTTGATTGACAGGGTTGGATCTTTACGAAAAATTATAGATGTACAGGGTGATGTTATAATGGAGCAAGCTGTTTTGCAACTTATCAAAGATGGTACTATAAAACGGCATCTGCGAAAGGCAACCCATTATTACAAATCAAAAAGAGATTTTATGGCAGAGTTACTAAAAAAGTATCTGTCAGAGAAAGCCGATTATACTATTCCTGATGGTGGACTGGCTTTTTGGGTTGTTCCCAGAATGAAAGTAAACTGGGAACAGGTTTCTGCCCAACTTCAGACCAAAGGGATTAAAATCATTACACCTGACGACTACAGTTTTGATAGTTCTGTAAACGGTATTCGTTTAAGTTATGGTTCATTGTCAGAAGAAGATTTGGAAAGAGGAGTTCAAACGTTGGCCTTGTTACTTTGATGTTTCATGTCGCAATTTATCTGGATTAACTATGACGCAATAAGGTCAGATTTCCTGGCTTTGGTAAGCAGGATAAGTTGTCTGCATGCAATCAGTATATTCACTATGGCCACTATCCCCAACCAGATCATTATCTCAGGCATCATAAGAAAAATACCTTCCCAATGTAAAACCCTCCCAGATGCAAAAGCGATAAGGTGAGGCATGAATATCAACAGACAGCATGGTATCAATCGTAAGGAAAGAACGAACCAGGATCGCCATTTAGAGCCTTTTGAATAATTGACTATCCACTTGGAACTGCGATAAAGTCGGTAAATGCCCATTCCTAGTGCTATTCCTATAGCCAATATACTTAGCATCGCATACCCATTATTTGAAATACCAGATGCACCTATAGGTTGGTTGCGTAAAAGTGTGATTATTCCTTCCATAAATCCATGAAAATCCTGAAAAGCATTGATACCATTGTTACATAATACTACAATCCCATAGCCTTCCTTTGTTAACAATGTTTGCTCAGATTGGTATGTCCAGAGAATGCCACCATGAGACAGTTCTCCATTGTTGCCTGCTTTCCATCCCATGGCATAGTTACTTTTCACACCAGTAGGAGGGGTATGCAAGATTCTAATTCCCTTCGTGCTCAGTAGTTGTGTACTATCAATCGTTCCATTGTTTAGCTGCAACCTTAGCCAGTTAGACATATCATTTACTGTAGAAACCATTCCTGCTGAACCAGAGACAAACCAGTCTTGCTCTTCTTTAGGCAAAGAAGTGCCAAATAATGAGTAGTATCCCTTTGCCAGGTTGCCTCCCGTTTTTGTATAAAATTCCTGAGTATGTGTCACATTTACTGTATGATTCATATGTAGGGGATCAAAAATGTGCTTTTTCAGATAGTTTGAAAAATCTTCCTTGCCAACCACTTCTATCAAACGAGCCAGGATCTGGTAATTGGGATTGTAGTAGTGATATTTTTGTCCGGGATTATTAGTTAGATGTGCCTGCTGAAGATTTACCATTGCTCTTTCCAGCGAATGAGGCTGATCGAGTTTCATATCCGGAAAACCCAGATCAGACAAGCCACTGGTTTGGTAGAGTAGTTGCGCCACAGTGATTTTAGCACCTTCCGGATCGTTAATATGAAACGTGGGCAAGTAATGAGCAACCGGAAGAGTAAGGTTGATCTTGCCTGCATCTACCAGTTGCATTACGGCTAGTGCTGTAAAGGATTTGCTTAAGGATGCAATGGCAAAAGGTGTGTCACCAGTAATTATATGATTGCTAGTGGTTTGTCCATATCCTTTTGAGAAAAGTATTTTGTTTTTGTCTACAATGGCAACAGCTATTCCTGAAATATTGGTTTTTTGTAGATACTCCTTAATAAAGCTATCAATAGCCGTTGTATCAATCTGATCTGGAATATGTTGTGTTGGAGTAGCTAACGTAACTTGTATCAGATATAGCCAATAACTGAAAAAAAGAAATAGTGTAAGGTAGGTTTTCATAGGTATAGGTGAAAAAGAGTGTAGCTGCAAAATACACCTAAAAAAATGACGGATTTATATACATATGTAAAGAAATCCAGTCTTGGAAATTATAATAGGAGTTTCCTTCTGATACGACTTAACTGGGTAGGGGTGATGCCTAAAAAAGAGGCAATATGGTATTGGGAGATTTGTTGCTCTAAATCGGGATAGTTCTTCTGAAATTGTAAATAACGTTGATCCGCGTTAAGTACAACAATTTCTACTTCCTTCTTTTCATTTTCTACAAAATAATTTTCTGCAAACTTTCGGGCGAGCCTCTCCAAATCCGGATATAATGGATATAAACTACTAATGGTTATATAGTCAGCTTTTAGGATCTGACAATCGGTTAAAGCTTGCTGAGTAAACAGGCTGGGTGTACCCGTGATCAGGGAGGCATAACTACCAATTATAGATGGAAATGTGAAAAATCGTTTATTATACTCAGAACCATCCCTGGTTCGATGAAAGGCTCTTACCACACCCTTTTGTAAGAAAGCAAACTCTTTAGCTACTTGCCCCTCTTGAATATAATAAGATCTTTTTGATAGAACGGAATAGCTAAAATGAGATTGGATAGCCTGCCAGGTATGCTCATGAAGTGGAGAAATTGCATTCAAATAGGTTTTAAGTGATTCCATGAGGTTGTACCTGTCTTAAAAATAGCAAATGTAAAGTTGCACTTCTCAAAGTGTAATAAGTGAGATTATGTCTAACTTACCAAATTTTTTACAAATAACATATATCCTTACTTACTCGTATTTCTTCAGTTGGATTCGTTTATGGTAAGTAGATTGTTTGAACAAAAATGATAGCAACTTTTATAATTAACAAAAGATCTTGCTTCTATGTAAACTATTCTTTTTCGCAATCACCCTTTGTTTTGTTATTTTTTACCCTGTAGTGCTTTAGAATAATAGTAGATATTTGCTCCATTAATTTTAGCTGTTATGCAACAAAAAGAAATCAAGCTATATGAGAGATCTGTACCAGGATCTGAGAACTGGAATTGGACAGAAGACAAAAATGATCGGAACAGAGCAAATATTATGACGGTATATAATGTGGTAGATCCGACATTAAGCGTTTTTTACCTGACCCCGCAGTTACAACTGGAACTTCAGTGATTGTTTGTCCCGGAGGTGGATTTCACTTTCTGGCTATTGATCATGAGGGGACTATTATTGCAAAAGAGCTGATAAAGAAGGGAATTACTGTTTTTGTTTTAAAATACAAGCTATTACATATTTTTAGTGATAGCCCTTTCGAGGATATGCTTACAACGGAAGATCCTTCCGGTTATTCCACTTGCTATTGCAGATGGAAGACAAGCCATAACTTACGTCCGGCGACATGCTGAAGTGTATAAGATAGCTGTTGATCGAATTGGCATCATGGGCTTTTCTGCTGGAGGTCTGGTAGCTGCTGCTACTGCTTTTGAGTATACTGCAGAGAATCGTCCTGACTTTGTGGTTCCTGTATATGCCGACTTACCTGAATGGATACAAGATCCCATGCTCCCTAGTGCACCTCCCTTGTTTCTGGCTTGTACGCAGGATGATGAATTCGGATTTGTTACCCATGCCTTAAAACTATACACAAAATGGTATACAGCCCAACGTCCGGTAGAAATGCATCTATATACAAAAGGAGGGCATGGCTTTGGGGTAGGCAATATCGTTGATACTACTTACCAATGGCTTGATCAGTTGAGTAGATTGTTAGCTGTATTGGGAATGTAACCCGGAAATTTGTCATTGATCAGAACTATGTTCAATACGGAAAAATATCTAAACTATGGTCAAAATGACAATTGATGGCTGATTGATTGGGTAACTATCCATCAAGCAAAGCGACCTTGCTTCGAATCTCTTTACAAAATGACTGGAACTTTGTTCACTTTCAATTTTGACTGGAGTTCCAGTCATTTTTTGTTTTAACCGGAATACCAGTCGCTTTTCAGAAATATTCGAATAATGTTCACTTTTACCTTTGACCAGAACTCAGTTCAATTTTGAGAATGACCATACTTCCAGTTATCGGTATAGTCTCTTATGACCTTTGGTATATTTTCTATAACAAAAAAGATTTATGTAGTGCAGAGCTTTTACTGTAAGGGAATACTGTTCATTCTTCTGAAATCAGACGGGTTCATGCCTTTGTATTTTTTAAAGGCTCTATTCAGGTGGCTTTCGTCTGTAAAGTTAAACTCATAAGCAATCTCATTTATTCGCATGGCACTATGTAACAGTCTTGTTTCTACTAATCTCATTTTATAGTTGACTATATAGTTTTGCAAGGTGTCTCCTGTCTGTTTCTTAAAGTAGCGTCCTAAGTAATTAAGTGAAATATTAAAATGTTGGCTTAACTTATGTGCTTTCAGATTTTTGGGCTCGAAGATATTCTGCTGAATGTAATTTAGCATTTCTAGGATAGGTTCACCTGTTGATTCATTGATATTCTTAGGCAGTTTTAATGCAATATTTCTGGCAACAATCGTAATAATTGTATTAATGATTTGTTCAGATATACGATTGTAATAGAGCTGTTGATTAGTTTGTTCATTCAAAATACTCTCTACAAGCATAGCAATGAAAGGTTTGTCTACTTTGTTTTTTAGTATACAGCCAGGACGGTGACTGGCATTTTGCAGGATATATTCTACCTGTTTGACTATGTCTTTGTCTTTGCTGATATTATCCTTCACATACAATTCATTAAACCGTAGGAAAAAGAACGTTGTAGTGGTATCAATCACAAAGGAGTATTCATCCTGAGGTGTCAGTAAGAACAAGTTTCCCTTCCGGTAATTGAAGTGATTTTTATTGACAGTCTGCACACCTGTTCCATCAACGACATAAATCAGTTCAAAAAAGTTGTTACGCTTTGTTGTTCGGGTATAGCGTTGTAATTCCTTCCATTCGATTTCGTATTGCCTATATAATGTTGCTCCATGCATGGTTGTATAGTACAGAATAAGTGTAAAGTTTTACAAATCGCGAAGGATAGCAAATGTATACTTTTGTCTTAATAAAACTCTTTAACGATAAGAGAATTAGTAATCAGAAGAAGAGTAGAAGCTATAGCTGCTTTTTGAGAAATACTTATATGTATGAACAAAGATTGTTTCTGAGAACACTTTAATCAACCTATACTTCACTGGGTTTTAAACCACAAAAAAGCAACATGAACAAACTATTCACAGTGATTTTACTGTTTGTATCTGTATATTCTTCAATAGCTCAAACAAATAGCAATCAGGTAGCGAAAAAAGGAGAGAAGAAGTCTGTCGATGTATCAGTCTCAGAAGACCAGGATGCTGGGTTTCCTCTTGCCGGAACTTGGATGTTAAAGGCAGCACAGGTACTTCTTCCGGATGGAAGTCTGGTTACAGACACTGCCTATGGGAAAAATGCAAAAGGTGTTTTGATGATTGATTCCGACGGACAGTACTCCTTACAGATCTTTCGACCAGATCGCCCAAAGTTTGCCTCAGGGGATAAGAAGCGAGGAACACCCAAGGAATACGAATCTGCTCTTTTAGGAATTAGCACCCATATAGGGCATATCAAAATGGATACTGTGAATAAGGTATTGACGTTTCAGATTGACTATGCCGCCTACCCAAACTGGGAGAGTACAACGCAAGTCCGAAAGTTCAGACTTTTGAATGATGAATTGTATTATCAAGTACCATCCACTGTCGCTGCCGGAACAACTGCAGTGTCGGTCTGGAAACGTGTCAGAAAAAAGTAAAGCAAGAAAATAGGTTTGTTGGTTACTGATTTCCTATTTTCCTGGCATCATTTGTCAGAATTGGTTATTTCCCATTCATAAAAAACATTACTCCTTGAGAAACACCATTTCGACTACAACTTCTGCATTATTGGCTACTTTTTTATTTGTAATCGTTGTGACCTTTGCCTCATCACAAAATCAATAAAAAACGTAGAATACTATGGAACGTACATTGGAAGGTAAGGTCATTGCTATTACAGGGGCTAGTAGTGGTATAGGTGAAGCAACTGCATTGTTGCTGGCAGAAAAAGGAGCTAAGGTTGTATTGGGGGCACGCAGAACAGAACGTTTGCAAAGTCTCTCGGATCGTATTGAGGCAGCAGGAGGATCTTGTATCTGGTTAGAAGCAGATGTAACCCAGCGGAACGATCTCCAAAAGCTGGTGGATCTGGCTTGTGAACGGTTTGGAACACTGGATGTGATAATCAATAATGCCGGGGTAGGACAGTTGTCGCGTATAGATGAACTGGATGTAGAAGGGTGGGAGCAGATGATAGATGTGAATCTGAAAGGTGTATTATATGGAATTGCAGCCGCTATGCCTGTGTTTCTGAAACAAGGATCAGGGCATATAGTGAATGTAATCTCTACATCGGGAATTAAAATTGTTCCTACACAAGGTGTATATGCTGGAACCAAGAATGCAGTTCGTACTATCACAGAAGCGCTACGGCAGGAGTCGGCTGGACAGGTACGGGTAACAGGTATTTCTCCTGGATTTGTTCAGACAGAGATGCCCAATGCTATGAAAAATGTAACTATGAAAAATGCGATTAGAGATACTATGGAATCAATTGCCATTTCTCCTCAGGCTATTGCCCGAGCTATTGCGTTTGCGATTGAGCAACCAGCAGATGTAGAAATCGGAGACCTTGTCATTCGGCCTTCTGTACAGAATTGAGCGTATTATTGCCCTGTTAGGCTGGGGAAACTTCCTCCTTATATGTTATTGCTACTATTTCAATTATGAAAACAACCGCAGAACAACCTTATATTTTTGAGAATATCTCTGATCTGATGCGGCGCCTGGAGCAGCCTAAGCCTTTACACCCGTTGGTAGCATTAGTAAACTATGGTAGCATTAAAGTAAATGTGGCAGATGTTGGACAACGGTTTGGGTTAAATTTTTATAAGATTTCCTTTAAAACAGATTTCAAAGGACAGGTCAGGTATGGACAAGGATATTATGATTTTGAAGAAGGAGGATTGGCATTTCTGGCTCCCAACCAGATTGTTACTGCCTACGAACAAGAGAAAACATATGAAGGGTATACCTTTTTCTTTCATCCTGATTTTATCCGGAATTACCCGTTGGGAAAACGCATTCATACCTATGGTTTTTTCTCCTATGCTGTTTCTGAGGCATTGTTTTTATCAGAAAAAGAAAAAGAAACTATTAGGTCTGTTTTTAACCATATTGCATTGGAACTGGAAAACAATATTGATCAGTTTAGCCAGGATGTGATGATTTCACAGATAGAATTGTTACTCAATTATAGTAATCGGTTTTACCACAGACAGTTTCTTACTCGTAAAACAGTGCACAATGAATGGCTGGAACAAATGAATAGTTTTTTAGCTGATAGACTGGATAATGCGGTGTTGAGTGGTTTGCCCAATGCACAAGAACTGGCTGATTACTTGAAAGTGTCACCACGCTATCTGACAGATATGCTGAAAACACTAACAGGCCAGAATACACAACAGTATATTCATGGCCTGTTGATGGAAAAAGCCAAAGATCTGCTTAGCATCAGTCAACTGAGTATATCAGAAATAGCCTATAAACTGGGCTTTGAACATCCCCAGTCTTTTCATAAACTGTTTAAACAAAAGATGGGGATGTCACCTGTGGCATTCAGGCAGTCGTTTGAGTAATAATGTTGTTTTAATACAACTTTGTTTCTTTACATTCATCACAACTCTTGCATAATCTCAGCAAAAATCCGATAGGAGTTTAACCGATCCTCATGGTGGTAAATATGTGAGGCAACCATGATCTCATTTACCCCTGTTTGTTTCAGAAACTCAGTTGTTTGTTGTTTTACTGTTTCTTTGCTACCCACAAAAGTATATTTTAACATACGTTGCAGGGCAGGATCATGAGAAAGCTGGCGTAACTGAGGTGTCATGTCAATCGGTTCCTGCATGTAATCACTTTGTCCGGTAAGTACACCAACAATCAGACGGATTAATGTAGTAGAGATACGTTCAGCTTGCTGATCCGTTTCTGCCGCAATGACATTAATACAAGCAATAGTATACGGTTCCTGTAAGAATGACGAAGGCTTAAACTCATTGTAGTAAATATGCAGAGCTTCAAATAACTGGGCAGGAGCAAAGTGGCTGGCAAAAGCATAAGGTAATCCCAATTTGGCTGCTAGATGGGCACTGTCAGTGCTTGAACCTAGTATATAGATTGGTACAGAGACACCTTCTGCTACTGTAGCCCGAACTTTAGCACCTTTGTTATCTG is a genomic window of Xanthocytophaga agilis containing:
- a CDS encoding DinB family protein, which translates into the protein MIPASEKDTLYEALAEAFEAFISMISQFDESVVNTAPFTGSWTPAQVVTHILLATDGLPDSKITPTNRVYDSCLPQIRPWWEDWNQKFQSPESLEPDSLPHEKSELITELKRVKDKDLAIVREKDLTIICQDFELPGVGYLTRYEWLWFIQMHLKRHKSQLENMVNRSLEAGR
- a CDS encoding thioredoxin family protein, translated to MPKSVFYHAGCPVCVSAEQDILTLIPSEQVEVVHLGTDKSKVTEAEKAGVKSVPALVTPNGNVLHINFGASIEELK
- a CDS encoding dihydrodipicolinate synthase family protein; translation: MKSISFKGIIAYPITPFDNQEKVDIPLFKKQVDRLIVSGAHGIAPLGSTGVLPYLTDEEKEAVTEATMQQVANRVPTLVGVSNLTTDKTIYHARFAEKAGATAVMIIPMSYWKLTDDEIVQHYDAVASKLSIPIMVYNNPATGGVDMSPALLKRLLKIPNVTMIKESTGDIQRMHYLRKELGEDVAFYNGSNPLALAAFAAGANGWCTAAPNLIPELTTQLYNTIQNNDLAEAQRVFYQQLDLLKFIVSKGLPRAIQAGLNILGEDGGQLRSPLKPLTNIESAELKTILSQINK
- a CDS encoding cupin domain-containing protein → MTKPETTSAAMEIQEEQKQFSSKDFHKTYARPVYVKPSHLIHRNIVNAGEHNQFSTERKHPVYFVDLPSKNVSLTIGGLLPGQVTNRHRHTYETVLYVLEGKGWTEIEDERIEWQTGDAVYIPSWAWHRHQNLSDTEPAKYIACENAPQLQNLGVALREEEGRDL
- a CDS encoding PLP-dependent aminotransferase family protein, whose amino-acid sequence is MLRPWKLEIQLDYTAEKAIYLQIADAIIADIQSGRVKGGTALPGSRALAQELKVNRNTIVEALNVLLTEEWLVSKERKGTFVADTLPSLVKDPASNFSVTTKDKTLNVFRINFDDGHPDSKIAPVAELARAYRQIFNRKARWQMMGYSSELGDIEFRKSVVQMLNHQRGMQVDEHSICITRGSQMAMYLTAHCLQEKNKYILVENPGYKPAWKAFEQTGARLLPVRVDQDGLVIEDVVAHLKSGKKINAIYTTPHRQYPTTVTLSLQRRLELIRLSNVYGFTIIEDDYDNEFHFGYRPVFPLSSFTELKHYVYIGTMSKVVAPALRIGYLVSNDTTLIDRVGSLRKIIDVQGDVIMEQAVLQLIKDGTIKRHLRKATHYYKSKRDFMAELLKKYLSEKADYTIPDGGLAFWVVPRMKVNWEQVSAQLQTKGIKIITPDDYSFDSSVNGIRLSYGSLSEEDLERGVQTLALLL
- a CDS encoding serine hydrolase domain-containing protein is translated as MKTYLTLFLFFSYWLYLIQVTLATPTQHIPDQIDTTAIDSFIKEYLQKTNISGIAVAIVDKNKILFSKGYGQTTSNHIITGDTPFAIASLSKSFTALAVMQLVDAGKINLTLPVAHYLPTFHINDPEGAKITVAQLLYQTSGLSDLGFPDMKLDQPHSLERAMVNLQQAHLTNNPGQKYHYYNPNYQILARLIEVVGKEDFSNYLKKHIFDPLHMNHTVNVTHTQEFYTKTGGNLAKGYYSLFGTSLPKEEQDWFVSGSAGMVSTVNDMSNWLRLQLNNGTIDSTQLLSTKGIRILHTPPTGVKSNYAMGWKAGNNGELSHGGILWTYQSEQTLLTKEGYGIVVLCNNGINAFQDFHGFMEGIITLLRNQPIGASGISNNGYAMLSILAIGIALGMGIYRLYRSSKWIVNYSKGSKWRSWFVLSLRLIPCCLLIFMPHLIAFASGRVLHWEGIFLMMPEIMIWLGIVAIVNILIACRQLILLTKARKSDLIAS
- a CDS encoding Crp/Fnr family transcriptional regulator; amino-acid sequence: MESLKTYLNAISPLHEHTWQAIQSHFSYSVLSKRSYYIQEGQVAKEFAFLQKGVVRAFHRTRDGSEYNKRFFTFPSIIGSYASLITGTPSLFTQQALTDCQILKADYITISSLYPLYPDLERLARKFAENYFVENEKKEVEIVVLNADQRYLQFQKNYPDLEQQISQYHIASFLGITPTQLSRIRRKLLL
- a CDS encoding alpha/beta hydrolase, which codes for MIALSRICLQRKILPVIPLAIADGRQAITYVRRHAEVYKIAVDRIGIMGFSAGGLVAAATAFEYTAENRPDFVVPVYADLPEWIQDPMLPSAPPLFLACTQDDEFGFVTHALKLYTKWYTAQRPVEMHLYTKGGHGFGVGNIVDTTYQWLDQLSRLLAVLGM
- a CDS encoding AraC family transcriptional regulator; the protein is MHGATLYRQYEIEWKELQRYTRTTKRNNFFELIYVVDGTGVQTVNKNHFNYRKGNLFLLTPQDEYSFVIDTTTTFFFLRFNELYVKDNISKDKDIVKQVEYILQNASHRPGCILKNKVDKPFIAMLVESILNEQTNQQLYYNRISEQIINTIITIVARNIALKLPKNINESTGEPILEMLNYIQQNIFEPKNLKAHKLSQHFNISLNYLGRYFKKQTGDTLQNYIVNYKMRLVETRLLHSAMRINEIAYEFNFTDESHLNRAFKKYKGMNPSDFRRMNSIPLQ
- a CDS encoding lipocalin-like domain-containing protein, coding for MNKLFTVILLFVSVYSSIAQTNSNQVAKKGEKKSVDVSVSEDQDAGFPLAGTWMLKAAQVLLPDGSLVTDTAYGKNAKGVLMIDSDGQYSLQIFRPDRPKFASGDKKRGTPKEYESALLGISTHIGHIKMDTVNKVLTFQIDYAAYPNWESTTQVRKFRLLNDELYYQVPSTVAAGTTAVSVWKRVRKK
- a CDS encoding SDR family oxidoreductase, with product MERTLEGKVIAITGASSGIGEATALLLAEKGAKVVLGARRTERLQSLSDRIEAAGGSCIWLEADVTQRNDLQKLVDLACERFGTLDVIINNAGVGQLSRIDELDVEGWEQMIDVNLKGVLYGIAAAMPVFLKQGSGHIVNVISTSGIKIVPTQGVYAGTKNAVRTITEALRQESAGQVRVTGISPGFVQTEMPNAMKNVTMKNAIRDTMESIAISPQAIARAIAFAIEQPADVEIGDLVIRPSVQN
- a CDS encoding AraC family transcriptional regulator — its product is MKTTAEQPYIFENISDLMRRLEQPKPLHPLVALVNYGSIKVNVADVGQRFGLNFYKISFKTDFKGQVRYGQGYYDFEEGGLAFLAPNQIVTAYEQEKTYEGYTFFFHPDFIRNYPLGKRIHTYGFFSYAVSEALFLSEKEKETIRSVFNHIALELENNIDQFSQDVMISQIELLLNYSNRFYHRQFLTRKTVHNEWLEQMNSFLADRLDNAVLSGLPNAQELADYLKVSPRYLTDMLKTLTGQNTQQYIHGLLMEKAKDLLSISQLSISEIAYKLGFEHPQSFHKLFKQKMGMSPVAFRQSFE
- a CDS encoding LLM class flavin-dependent oxidoreductase, translated to MTSNRKSLSYSILELASVANGSSPAQTFEKSLDLAQKAEELGYKRFWLAEHHNMASIASSAPSVLIGHIAGGTKKIRVGSGGVMLPNHSPLIVSEQFGTLGSLYPDRIDLGLGRAPGTDQVTAHAIRSDRMQSVYQFPEEIKQIQQYFSSDNKGAKVRATVAEGVSVPIYILGSSTDSAHLAAKLGLPYAFASHFAPAQLFEALHIYYNEFKPSSFLQEPYTIACINVIAAETDQQAERISTTLIRLIVGVLTGQSDYMQEPIDMTPQLRQLSHDPALQRMLKYTFVGSKETVKQQTTEFLKQTGVNEIMVASHIYHHEDRLNSYRIFAEIMQEL